The Coffea arabica cultivar ET-39 chromosome 3c, Coffea Arabica ET-39 HiFi, whole genome shotgun sequence genome contains a region encoding:
- the LOC140037766 gene encoding pyruvate dehydrogenase E1 component subunit beta-3, chloroplastic-like codes for MAAIVQGIGATAAPSASSNKFLLSSLGSSLLEKKRNFFVVRSDGKCYTGLNQQQRRAQNVVTNAVATKEEKASAAVGSKPGHELLLFEALREGLEEEMDRDPCVCVMGEDVGHYGGSYKVTKGLAEKYGDLRVLDTPIAENSFTGMGIGAAMTGLRPIVEGMNMGFLLLAFNQISNNCGMLHYTSGGQFKIPIVIRGPGGVGRQLGAEHSQRLESYFQSIPGIQMVACSTAYNAKGLMKAAIRSDNPVILFEHVLLYNLKERIPDEEYVLNLEEAEMVRPGEHVTILTYSRMRYHVMQAAKTLVNKGYDPEVIDIRSLKPFDLYTIGNSVKKTHRVLIVEECMRTGGIGASLTAAINENFHDHLDAPIVCLSSQDVPTPYAGTLEEWTLVQPAQIVAAVEQLCL; via the exons ATGGCTGCGATTGTGCAAGGAATAGGAGCTACAGCAGCTCCTTCTGCCAGTTCCAACAAATTTCTCTTGTCATCTCTAGGATCATCACTCTTAG AGAAGAAAAGGAACTTTTTTGTTGTTAGATCAGATGGAAAATGTTACACTGGTTTAAACCAGCAACAGAGGAGAGCTCAAAATGTGGTCACTAATGCTGTTGCT ACCAAGGAAGAAAAGGCATCAGCTGCTGTGGGCTCCAAGCCAGG GCATGAGCTTTTGCTGTTTGAAGCTCTACGAGAAGGccttgaagaagaaatggatagAGATCCCTGCGTCTGTGTGATGGGTGAGGATGTTGGTCATTATGGAGGTTCATACAAGGTGACCAAAGGCCTGGCTGAGAAGTATGGGGATCTCAGAGTTCTTGACACCCCCATTGCTGAGAACTCCTTCACTGGCATGGGAATTGGTGCTGCCATGACTGGCCTGCGACCAATTGTTGAGGGAATGAACATGGGATTCCTCCTCCTAGCTTTTAACCAGATCTCTAACAATTGTGGGATGCTCCACTACACATCTGGAGGTCAATTTAAAATACCAATTGTCATCCGGGGACCTGGTGGAGTTGGTCGCCAGCTGGGAGCGGAACATTCACAGCGGCTTGAGTCTTATTTCCAATCAATTCCAGGTATTCAAATGGTGGCATGCTCAACAGCTTACAATGCCAAGGGCTTAATGAAGGCTGCTATCAGAAGTGACAACCCGGtgattttatttgagcatgttctACTTTATAACTTGAAGGAGAGGATTCCTGATGAAGAATATGTTTTGAATCTTGAGGAAGCTGAGATGGTTAGACCTGGTGAGCATGTGACCATTCTTACTTATTCGCGGATGAGGTATCATGTAATGCAGGCTGCCAAGACATTGGTGAACAAAGGATACGATCCTGAAGTTATTGATATCAGATCGCTGAAGCCATTTGATCTTTACACAATTGGGAATTCAGTGAAGAAGACTCATCGCGTGCTGATTGTGGAGGAGTGCATGCGCACTGGTGGAATTGGTGCCAGCTTGACTGCAGCTATTAACGAAAATTTCCATGACCATTTAGATGCTCCCATTGTTTGTTTGTCGTCACAGGATGTGCCAACCCCATATGCAGGAACCTTGGAGGAATGGACTTTAGTTCAACCTGCGCAGATTGTTGCAGCAGTTGAGCAACTTTGCCTGTAG